The following coding sequences are from one Clarias gariepinus isolate MV-2021 ecotype Netherlands chromosome 19, CGAR_prim_01v2, whole genome shotgun sequence window:
- the LOC128507528 gene encoding uncharacterized protein LOC128507528: protein MDAIYGGRPTSNGRDGALNSENTIEDDSLSTIDSLVLSTCKDDDPSSQAVLAASPPRPPTPSPSSCTATPQRVLTGKRKRSLHHQEHLAALREMQVADIEQQELNRAQRERHLQMALEEAKQAREQEAALRAEEHSQAAAFNQAFLNVMGMLVQAMSGRRE, encoded by the exons ATGGACGCAATCTACGGAGGCAGACCAACGAGCAATGGAAGGGACGGTGCCCTGAACTCGGAGAACACGATCGAGGATG ACTCATTGTCCACGATCGATTCACTTGTACTTTCTACATGCAAGGACGACGACCCCTCTTCCCAAGCGGTGCTAGCAGCGTCTCCACCACGCCCGCCAACACCATCACCCTCCAGCTGCACGGCGACACCGCAGCGTGTGTTAACGG GCAAGAGGAAACGGAGCCTGCACCATCAGGAACATCTTGCTGCATTAAGAGAGATGCAGGTGGCAGACATTGAGCAGCAGGAGCTGAACCGTGCCCAGAGGGAGCGCCACTTGCAGATGGCACTGGAAGAGGCCAAACAAGCGAGGGAGCAGGAAGCGGCCTTGAGGGCAGAGGAACACTCTCAGGCGGCTGCTTTCAATCAAGCATTCCTCAATGTTATGGGGATGCTTGTCCAGGCAATGAGTGGCCGACGGGAATAG
- the stc2b gene encoding stanniocalcin-2, whose product MSVLSALRDEMSVKLAVVVLALAVQRSGDAADSSDSHESSSQERPLTAQKRRLSLKDTAQMQQCLLSAGDVGCSAFQCFTNNSCEIRGLHDICMNFLHNAGKFDSQGKSFIKDALKCMAHGLRHKFSCISRKCVSMKKMVLQLQRECYNKHNLCSVARENINVMMEMIHFQNLFPKGPYVELVNILLGCGEEVRAAITHRIHTQCEQNWGALCASLTLCLPDHSRIQTEPNTSSTNLLLTAGPPLPPPNGQQV is encoded by the exons ATGTCAGTTTTATCAGCTCTCCGAGACGAGATGTCTGTGAAACTTGCCGTAGTGGTGCTGGCGTTGGCTGTACAGCGCAGCGGCGACGCGGCGGATTCCTCCGACTCCCATGAGAGCTCCTCCCAGGAGAGACCCCTCACCGCGCAGAAAAGAAGACTGTCCCTGAAGGACACAG CGCAGATGCAGCAGTGTTTGCTGAGCGCTGGAGATGTCGGCTGCTCTGCGTTTCAGTGCTTCACTAACAACTCGTGTGAGATCCGCGGACTGCATGACATCTGCATGAACTTCCTGCACAACGCCGGCAAATTCGACTCTCAG GGCAAATCATTCATCAAGGATGCACTAAAATGCATGGCACATGGCTTGCGTCACAAGTTCAGCTGTATCAGTCGCAAGTGTGTTTCCATGAAGAAGATGGTGCTTCAGCTGCAGCGTGAGTGctacaacaaacacaacctCTGTTCAGTGGCCAGAGAGAACATCAATGTTATGATGGAGATGATCCACTTCCAGAATCTCTTTCCTAAAGG GCCTTATGTGGAACTGGTAAACATCCTCCTGGGCTGTGGTGAGGAGGTGCGTGCCGCCATTACCCACCGTATTCATACCCAGTGTGAGCAGAACTGGGGCGCCTTATGTGCCAGCCTAACCCTCTGTCTGCCTGACCACAGCAGGATCCAGACTGAGCCTAATACCAGCAGTACCAACTTGCTGCTTACTGCTGGTCCTCCTCTTCCACCGCCTAATGGACAGCAGGTTTAG